The Daphnia carinata strain CSIRO-1 chromosome 1, CSIRO_AGI_Dcar_HiC_V3, whole genome shotgun sequence sequence TTTGCTCATGGCTTCTACACCAGCCTAAATGATGAAAATTTCATTGGAATCAACAAGTAAACCAGCTTAAACATTTACGTTACCTTTGCTGATGCACTTGGGCACACAAAGCCTGAACCATGTGTAGTATATGGAGTTGTAACAGCCAAAAATACAGCCCCTTTCCCTGCTTTTATCAGTCTTTTTCCAATATCAAGAGTTACATTAGCTGTACCATTCAGCACAATGTCAATAATTGTTTTCCAAGCATTTGTTGATAGTCGTTCTGTTGGAGATACAAAGTTTCCAGCAGCATTGTTAATTACAATATTTGGAAGTCCAAACTCATTTTGGCACGTATCCACTGCTTGTTTGACTGAAGCAGGATCCCTAACATCTAGTTGTATAGGAAGAACTCTGTTGCCTGAAGAGTTCGAGATTTCCTGAGCAGTTTTCTGGAGAACTATATAATTCAGGATTGGAATAAAAGCTTTTTTGGATCtttaaatgaataattacCTGAAAGTTTTCGACTTGCGATGGCGACCTGTGCTCCTAGAGTACTCAGGTACAACGCAACACATCTTCCCAAACCAGTACCTCCACCAGTAATGAATGCAACTTTTCCATCAAATGTCCCAGACGTAAACATAGGACGTCTAATAGACTGGAAATGTTTAGCTTGAGGAGCACTCTGGAAAGCTGAATGGTCCGACATTTTCGTTCCTTTCTTTGAATTTCCGATAGGTATCACACGAATGTTATTATGACAACCCGTtttaccaaaacaaaaactgttttACTCCTCTCCTATGGCactccgttttacccaaaatatcggccttttttctgttttctcctgccgccatctaccggtgacatttctagttaattctctacatacactgaccgaaaaaattttaaacccgACTAAagaagcccgactaaataagcccgacttttctcggtcaggcttagaaattttttctcaaaaaactgagactcatcggaattggttgaatatcacagggtatACTCAAATTGagtgctgattccgggaaaatttctttttttttaaaattaagttaa is a genomic window containing:
- the LOC130691419 gene encoding 2,4-dienoyl-CoA reductase [(3E)-enoyl-CoA-producing], mitochondrial-like; translated protein: MSDHSAFQSAPQAKHFQSIRRPMFTSGTFDGKVAFITGGGTGLGRCVALYLSTLGAQVAIASRKLSVLQKTAQEISNSSGNRVLPIQLDVRDPASVKQAVDTCQNEFGLPNIVINNAAGNFVSPTERLSTNAWKTIIDIVLNGTANVTLDIGKRLIKAGKGAVFLAVTTPYTTHGSGFVCPSASAKAGVEAMSKSLAAEWGRYGMRFNCLSPGPFETEGAFSRLDPTGQFRSMLKDQIPVGRMGDVEEVANLALYMTSDFSSWLNGTVIQLDGGKLPFTAGDFNALTQVEEEQWNTMEKIIRGANEKSKSKL